Proteins encoded by one window of Pseudomonas coleopterorum:
- the rpoZ gene encoding DNA-directed RNA polymerase subunit omega: MARVTVEDCLEHVDNRFELVMLSTKRARQLATGGKEPKVAWENDKPTVVALREIAEGLIDYAAIAEAEIVEDEPLFAAFEDEANEAV, translated from the coding sequence ATGGCCCGCGTAACCGTTGAAGACTGCCTAGAACACGTGGATAACCGTTTCGAGCTGGTCATGCTCTCCACCAAACGCGCTCGCCAGCTGGCGACCGGCGGCAAAGAGCCGAAAGTGGCGTGGGAAAATGACAAGCCTACCGTGGTAGCCCTGCGTGAAATCGCCGAAGGCCTGATCGACTATGCTGCTATCGCTGAAGCTGAAATCGTTGAAGACGAACCCCTCTTCGCAGCGTTCGAAGACGAGGCCAACGAGGCCGTCTAA
- the spoT gene encoding bifunctional GTP diphosphokinase/guanosine-3',5'-bis pyrophosphate 3'-pyrophosphohydrolase, producing MPSIDALADRLSTYLGKEQVNLVRRAYFYAEQAHDGQRRRSGEAYVTHPLAVAGILADMHMDHQSLMAAMLHDVIEDTGIAKEALSAQFGETVADLVDGVSKLTQMNFETKAEAQAENFQKMAMAMARDIRVILVKLADRLHNMRTLEVLSGEKRRRIAKETLEIYAPIANRLGMHNVRVEFEDLGFKAMYPMRSARIYQAVKRARGNRKELVNKIENSLAHCLSVDGIEGDVSGRQKHIYGIYKKMRGKRRAFNEIMDVYAFRIVVDKVDTCYRVLGAVHNLYKPLPGRFKDYIAIPKANGYQSLHTTLFGMHGVPIEIQIRTREMEEMANNGIAAHWLYKSSDDEQPKGTHARARQWVKGVLEMQQRAGNSLEFIESVKIDLFPDEVYVFTPKGRIMELPKGSTAVDFAYAVHTDVGNSCIACRINRRLAPLSEPLQSGSTVEIVSAPGARPNPAWLNFVVTGKARTHIRHALKLQRRSESVNLGERLLNKVLNGFDSALDKIPAERVQAMLAEYRLELIEDLLEDIGLGNRMAYVVARRLLATDGGEQLPSPEGPLAIRGTEGLVLSYAKCCTPIPGDPIVGHLSAGKGMVVHLENCRNISEIRHNPEKCIQLGWAKDVTGEFNVELRVELEHQRGLIALLASSVNAADGNIEKISMDERDGRISVVQLVVSVHDRVHLARVIKKLRALAGVTRLTRVRA from the coding sequence TTGCCGAGCATAGACGCCCTCGCCGATCGCTTGTCGACCTACCTCGGCAAGGAACAGGTCAACCTGGTCCGCCGAGCGTACTTCTACGCCGAACAAGCCCACGACGGCCAACGCCGTCGTAGCGGCGAAGCCTACGTCACGCACCCGCTGGCGGTGGCAGGCATTCTCGCCGACATGCACATGGACCATCAGAGCCTGATGGCGGCCATGCTGCACGATGTGATCGAAGACACCGGTATCGCCAAGGAAGCACTCAGTGCCCAGTTCGGCGAAACCGTGGCCGATCTGGTCGACGGGGTCAGTAAGCTGACCCAGATGAACTTCGAGACCAAGGCCGAGGCTCAGGCGGAAAACTTCCAGAAGATGGCCATGGCCATGGCCCGGGACATCCGCGTGATCCTGGTCAAGCTGGCCGACCGCCTGCACAACATGCGCACCCTCGAAGTGCTGTCCGGCGAGAAGCGTCGGCGCATCGCCAAGGAAACCCTGGAAATCTACGCGCCCATCGCCAACCGGCTGGGCATGCACAACGTGCGCGTCGAATTCGAGGACCTGGGCTTCAAGGCCATGTACCCGATGCGCTCGGCGCGCATCTACCAGGCGGTCAAGCGCGCCCGCGGCAACCGCAAGGAACTGGTCAACAAGATCGAAAATTCCCTGGCCCATTGCCTCTCGGTGGATGGCATCGAGGGCGATGTCAGCGGTCGCCAGAAACACATCTATGGCATCTACAAGAAGATGCGCGGCAAGCGCCGTGCCTTCAACGAGATCATGGACGTGTACGCCTTCCGCATCGTGGTCGACAAGGTCGACACCTGCTACCGCGTGCTGGGCGCCGTGCACAACCTGTACAAGCCCCTGCCAGGCCGCTTCAAGGACTACATCGCGATCCCCAAGGCCAACGGCTACCAGTCGCTGCACACCACCTTGTTCGGCATGCACGGCGTACCGATCGAAATCCAGATCCGCACCCGTGAAATGGAAGAGATGGCCAACAACGGCATCGCCGCCCACTGGCTGTACAAGTCCAGCGACGACGAACAACCCAAGGGCACCCATGCCCGTGCCCGTCAGTGGGTCAAGGGTGTGCTGGAAATGCAGCAACGTGCCGGCAACTCGCTGGAATTCATCGAGAGCGTGAAGATCGATCTGTTTCCGGACGAGGTCTACGTGTTCACGCCCAAGGGCCGCATCATGGAGCTGCCCAAGGGTTCCACGGCGGTGGACTTTGCCTATGCGGTGCATACCGACGTGGGCAACAGCTGCATCGCCTGCCGCATCAACCGACGCCTGGCGCCGCTGTCCGAGCCACTGCAGAGCGGTTCGACGGTGGAAATCGTCAGCGCACCCGGCGCACGCCCCAACCCTGCCTGGCTCAACTTCGTGGTCACCGGCAAGGCCCGCACCCATATTCGCCATGCCCTGAAGCTGCAACGTCGCTCGGAATCGGTGAACCTGGGCGAACGCCTGCTGAACAAGGTGCTCAACGGTTTCGACAGCGCGCTGGACAAGATTCCCGCCGAGCGCGTTCAAGCCATGCTGGCCGAGTACCGCCTGGAGCTGATCGAAGACCTGCTCGAAGACATCGGCCTGGGCAACCGCATGGCCTATGTCGTGGCGCGACGCCTGCTGGCGACCGATGGCGGCGAGCAGTTGCCCAGCCCCGAAGGGCCGCTGGCCATTCGCGGTACCGAGGGCCTGGTGCTCAGCTATGCCAAATGCTGCACGCCCATCCCCGGCGATCCGATCGTGGGTCACCTGTCGGCGGGCAAGGGCATGGTTGTTCACCTGGAAAACTGCCGCAACATCAGCGAAATCCGCCACAACCCGGAAAAATGCATCCAGCTGGGCTGGGCCAAGGACGTCACCGGCGAGTTCAATGTCGAGCTGCGTGTGGAGCTCGAACACCAGCGCGGTCTGATCGCGTTGCTGGCCAGCAGCGTCAACGCCGCCGACGGCAACATCGAGAAGATCAGCATGGACGAACGCGATGGCCGCATCAGCGTGGTCCAGCTGGTGGTCAGCGTGCACGATCGCGTCCACCTGGCCCGTGTCATCAAGAAACTGCGCGCCCTGGCTGGCGTCACCCGCCTCACGCGCGTGCGGGCCTGA
- a CDS encoding RidA family protein, with product MTKTVITSDKAPAAIGTYSQAIKAGNTVYMSGQIPLDPATMELVEGFEAQTVQVFENLKSVAEAAGGSFKDIVKLNIFLTDLSHFATVNEVMGRYFQQPYPARAAIGVAALPKGAQVEMDAILVIE from the coding sequence ATGACCAAGACCGTAATCACCAGCGACAAGGCCCCGGCTGCCATCGGTACCTACTCCCAGGCCATCAAGGCAGGCAATACCGTCTACATGTCCGGCCAGATTCCACTGGACCCTGCCACCATGGAGCTGGTCGAAGGCTTCGAGGCTCAGACCGTGCAGGTGTTCGAGAACCTCAAGTCAGTGGCAGAGGCTGCCGGCGGTTCGTTCAAGGACATCGTCAAGCTCAACATCTTCCTGACCGATCTGAGCCACTTCGCCACCGTCAACGAAGTGATGGGCCGCTACTTCCAGCAGCCTTACCCTGCCCGCGCCGCCATTGGCGTCGCTGCCCTGCCCAAAGGCGCGCAGGTTGAAATGGACGCTATCCTGGTCATCGAATAA
- a CDS encoding SDR family oxidoreductase, whose product MTSPTVLIAGCGDIGSRVARRLLASNWRVHGLRRHIEQLPDGVLGVAADLHQAQCPEAWPREPVDYLLYCVAATQHDEPGYQAAYVDGLRHVLSWLAEHRQTPRRLFFVSSSSVYGQSEGEWVDETSPVTPSGFSGRLMLEAEQLALSAPEPATVVRLTGIYGPGRERLAGQVREGYQVASQPPLYGNRIHADDAAGLLTFLLEADARGVGLDDCYIGVDDAPAPLHEVVDWLRTYLDVTQRSQTQSIRRTGSKRCSNARARALGWTPQYPTYREGYAALLSR is encoded by the coding sequence ATGACTTCACCCACTGTATTGATCGCCGGTTGCGGCGATATCGGCAGCCGCGTCGCACGCCGCCTGCTGGCGTCGAACTGGCGCGTGCACGGTCTGCGTCGGCACATCGAGCAGTTGCCTGACGGTGTGCTCGGCGTCGCTGCCGACCTGCACCAGGCGCAGTGCCCCGAGGCCTGGCCACGCGAGCCCGTGGATTACCTGCTGTATTGCGTGGCCGCCACGCAACACGACGAGCCGGGCTATCAAGCCGCCTATGTCGACGGCTTGCGCCATGTATTGAGCTGGCTGGCAGAGCACCGGCAGACGCCCAGACGCCTGTTCTTCGTCTCCAGCAGTAGCGTGTATGGACAGAGCGAAGGGGAATGGGTCGATGAGACCTCGCCGGTAACGCCCAGCGGGTTTTCCGGGCGCCTGATGCTCGAAGCCGAGCAACTGGCATTGAGCGCGCCTGAACCGGCGACCGTCGTGCGCCTGACCGGCATCTATGGGCCCGGGCGCGAGCGTCTGGCTGGGCAGGTACGCGAGGGTTATCAGGTCGCGTCGCAGCCGCCGCTGTACGGCAACCGCATTCATGCCGACGATGCCGCTGGGCTTTTGACGTTTCTGCTGGAAGCGGATGCTCGGGGCGTCGGGCTGGATGATTGCTACATAGGCGTCGACGATGCCCCGGCCCCGTTGCACGAGGTGGTGGATTGGCTGCGCACGTATCTGGACGTCACCCAGCGCTCGCAGACCCAGAGCATCCGCCGCACCGGTTCCAAGCGCTGCAGCAATGCGCGTGCACGCGCCTTGGGCTGGACGCCGCAGTACCCCACCTATCGGGAAGGGTATGCAGCCTTGCTGAGCCGGTAG